From the genome of Effusibacillus lacus, one region includes:
- a CDS encoding alpha/beta fold hydrolase, translating into MGNTFSGYKKVNGLNMYYEIHGSGKPLILLHGQFATASMFYPILPDLAQHRQVVLIEQQGHGHTADINRPLSFAQMGRDTAELLSQLGIAEADVFGYSGGGTIALQLAKSNPHLIRKMALASTVYSMDGYFPYIVEGLKHASAEAFPSQMKKEYERVAPHPENWSKLIAKGAEMANSLNKEDFLEPAQLQHITVPVLLVIGDNDIIRPEYAHEMAKLLHTKLVVVTGDHASYITTQPQPLLGHLKKFFELSINQ; encoded by the coding sequence ATGGGTAATACATTTAGCGGCTACAAGAAGGTAAATGGACTCAATATGTATTATGAAATCCACGGGAGTGGTAAACCACTAATTTTGCTCCATGGTCAGTTTGCTACTGCCAGCATGTTTTATCCAATATTGCCAGACTTGGCTCAACACCGTCAGGTAGTTTTAATTGAACAGCAAGGCCATGGCCATACTGCGGATATTAACCGTCCCTTAAGTTTTGCTCAAATGGGCCGTGATACCGCTGAACTTTTAAGTCAATTAGGAATCGCTGAAGCGGATGTGTTCGGATACAGTGGCGGTGGAACAATCGCACTGCAGCTAGCTAAGTCGAATCCTCACCTTATCCGTAAAATGGCACTAGCCTCGACCGTTTATAGTATGGATGGCTATTTTCCCTATATTGTCGAAGGCCTTAAACATGCTTCAGCCGAAGCTTTTCCATCCCAGATGAAGAAAGAATACGAACGTGTAGCCCCGCATCCTGAAAACTGGTCGAAGCTCATTGCCAAAGGCGCAGAGATGGCTAATAGCTTGAATAAAGAGGATTTTCTAGAACCGGCGCAGCTACAACATATTACTGTGCCCGTCCTACTCGTAATTGGAGATAATGATATTATTCGTCCAGAATACGCTCATGAGATGGCAAAGTTGCTTCACACCAAACTAGTAGTAGTGACTGGGGATCATGCTTCGTATATTACTACTCAACCTCAGCCATTGCTCGGTCATCTAAAAAAATTTTTCGAGCTATCCATTAATCAGTAA
- a CDS encoding TipAS antibiotic-recognition domain-containing protein, with the protein MNDFKQAVGNDPASEEVQALAKRWEELISEFTQGNPGIYQGLQKSYSDGVFPLPYNEVEGKFIQEVLAIYKQNLKQ; encoded by the coding sequence ATCAACGATTTCAAACAGGCTGTAGGTAATGACCCTGCCAGTGAAGAAGTACAGGCTTTGGCCAAACGGTGGGAAGAGTTGATTTCCGAGTTTACTCAAGGAAATCCCGGTATCTACCAAGGGTTGCAGAAATCCTATTCCGATGGTGTGTTTCCGTTGCCTTACAATGAAGTAGAAGGCAAGTTCATTCAGGAGGTGCTCGCGATCTACAAACAGAACCTGAAGCAGTAA
- a CDS encoding DUF817 domain-containing protein: protein MGFLKQLFAFGFQQAMSCIFPAVIFLTLAISKTVEVPFLYRYDLILLVCIFAQIVMYKTGLETKDELKVIAVFHLIGLMLEIYKVRMGSWAYPEEAWSKVLGVPLYSGFMYASVASYLCQAWRRLNIRLYHWPMSLLTVPLGAAIYLNFFTHHFIYDFRWVLTAALFAMFFKTYVEYSVLGVRHRMPLVLSYFLIGFFIWVAENIATFLGAWQYPNQQQAWSLVHLGKISSWFLLVIISFIIVAQLKHVKEVLQAGKGIQIQPPSDNLDTTS from the coding sequence ATGGGCTTTCTAAAACAACTCTTTGCATTTGGGTTCCAACAAGCAATGTCCTGCATCTTTCCTGCAGTGATCTTTCTGACGCTTGCCATCTCTAAGACTGTGGAAGTTCCTTTTTTGTACCGATACGATCTTATCCTTCTTGTGTGTATTTTTGCCCAGATCGTGATGTATAAAACGGGGCTGGAAACCAAAGATGAGCTGAAAGTCATCGCGGTGTTTCACCTGATCGGCCTGATGCTTGAAATCTATAAGGTGCGGATGGGGTCCTGGGCCTACCCGGAAGAGGCTTGGAGCAAGGTTCTTGGGGTTCCGCTTTACAGCGGATTTATGTATGCCAGTGTGGCAAGCTATCTGTGCCAGGCATGGCGGAGGCTAAACATACGGCTATACCACTGGCCAATGTCGCTATTGACTGTGCCACTGGGTGCTGCTATATACTTGAACTTTTTCACGCACCATTTTATTTACGATTTCCGTTGGGTGTTGACTGCAGCTTTATTTGCAATGTTCTTTAAGACATACGTGGAGTATTCAGTACTTGGTGTAAGGCATCGGATGCCCTTAGTGCTGTCCTATTTCCTGATTGGATTTTTTATCTGGGTGGCGGAAAACATCGCCACTTTCCTCGGGGCTTGGCAGTACCCCAACCAACAACAGGCCTGGAGTCTGGTACACCTTGGAAAAATCAGCTCTTGGTTCCTGCTGGTCATCATCAGTTTCATTATCGTAGCCCAACTGAAACATGTGAAAGAGGTATTGCAAGCAGGAAAGGGGATTCAAATACAGCCTCCGAGTGACAATTTGGACACCACTTCGTAA
- a CDS encoding DMT family transporter, whose product MRLLFYGLLICTSILWAGNFVAGKFLVGHASPLTLTTMRWAVAILVLLPIVRIFDGKLLPQKKALLPLFLMGLTGVVFFNIFMFLALERTSADNVGLLSALNPVAIAIASFLLLKETMSSRQMTGMLVSLAGVLLVISHGNLQRLLEFRFNTGDLFMLAAVGTWGLYAVAGRKAMACVSPYMSTLWAGIFGVLTLLPFNLPNLEVRNPDLAFWIATGYVSVGATVLAMVFWNIGVQRVGGTKAGMFLNFNPIFTAILAYVFLGELMTWIQVAGTVLVIGGVYLFTTRSKRQVPVAKGQSEAA is encoded by the coding sequence TTGCGATTGCTGTTTTATGGTTTGTTGATATGTACAAGCATTCTCTGGGCCGGAAACTTTGTGGCGGGGAAATTCCTGGTTGGTCATGCGTCACCGCTTACGCTTACCACTATGCGCTGGGCGGTTGCCATTCTGGTTTTGCTGCCGATTGTCCGGATCTTCGACGGGAAACTGCTTCCCCAGAAGAAGGCGTTATTGCCTTTATTTTTGATGGGGTTGACAGGTGTTGTGTTTTTCAACATTTTTATGTTCCTGGCTCTTGAGCGCACCTCTGCCGACAATGTGGGTCTGCTGTCTGCACTCAACCCGGTGGCCATTGCAATCGCTTCCTTTTTGCTGCTGAAGGAAACGATGTCTTCCCGCCAAATGACAGGCATGCTGGTTTCATTGGCAGGGGTTTTGCTTGTGATTTCACATGGCAACCTCCAAAGGCTGTTGGAGTTCCGTTTTAATACGGGGGATTTGTTTATGCTGGCGGCTGTCGGGACCTGGGGTCTTTATGCGGTTGCAGGGCGAAAGGCCATGGCCTGCGTATCACCCTATATGTCCACGTTGTGGGCGGGAATTTTCGGGGTCTTGACCCTGCTCCCCTTTAACCTGCCGAATTTGGAAGTCCGGAATCCTGATTTGGCTTTCTGGATTGCCACAGGCTATGTCAGTGTGGGAGCAACCGTTCTGGCCATGGTGTTCTGGAATATCGGAGTGCAGCGGGTCGGCGGAACCAAAGCGGGGATGTTTCTCAATTTCAACCCGATTTTTACGGCAATCCTGGCCTATGTGTTTCTTGGAGAACTTATGACGTGGATTCAAGTTGCGGGTACAGTGCTTGTAATTGGCGGGGTTTATTTGTTTACCACCAGAAGCAAACGACAAGTGCCGGTTGCCAAAGGGCAAAGTGAAGCCGCTTAA
- a CDS encoding MFS transporter: METWKRNLAMMCFVQFGAGISLSFIFSFIPLYLPYLGIEGTDKVAVWSGILMAAAPLMAAFLGPVWGNLGDKYGLKLMVERVLLSNIVVLISMGFVTNAYQLLGLRLLQGMLGGFGSATIALVTSFTPQEKTGSALGIYQTATIAGTATGPFIGGILADSFGYRFPFFFMSLVTFTSLLVMYFQVQEPPRGGAAKKNENFLKSLSAVAHIPGLMPIAFINFLIQFGLMVVAPIVPLFVKSLAVSDAYVATVTGTVLALAGGAAAISSTVSGRLGDRLGYRTVLIALTIGTAIMFGLTALTYTLIAFAATRIAAGLFIGGLMPTSNALISRFVTQDKRGMAFGVTTSMTLFGTVAGPLAGGWLSGWIGLRSTFFVTMAMFLAAALWVWTHNPQTQEGETES, from the coding sequence GTGGAGACGTGGAAACGGAATCTTGCAATGATGTGCTTCGTACAATTCGGCGCAGGGATCAGTTTAAGTTTTATTTTTTCGTTTATCCCGCTTTATCTGCCGTACCTCGGGATTGAAGGAACAGATAAAGTTGCCGTCTGGTCGGGAATCCTGATGGCTGCGGCACCGCTGATGGCCGCTTTTTTGGGACCGGTCTGGGGCAATCTCGGGGACAAATACGGTCTTAAGTTAATGGTGGAGCGGGTGCTCCTCAGCAATATCGTGGTGCTGATTTCGATGGGGTTTGTCACCAACGCCTATCAATTGCTCGGGCTTCGCCTATTGCAGGGGATGCTGGGCGGGTTTGGATCCGCAACGATCGCGCTTGTTACATCCTTTACCCCGCAGGAGAAAACAGGATCGGCGTTGGGGATCTACCAAACGGCAACGATTGCCGGTACCGCAACAGGCCCGTTTATCGGGGGGATACTGGCCGATTCCTTCGGGTACCGGTTTCCCTTTTTCTTTATGAGCCTGGTTACTTTTACTTCCTTGCTGGTCATGTACTTTCAAGTGCAGGAACCGCCCCGTGGCGGTGCCGCCAAGAAGAACGAGAACTTCTTGAAGAGTCTGTCTGCGGTTGCCCATATTCCCGGCCTGATGCCGATTGCCTTTATTAATTTTCTGATCCAGTTTGGTTTGATGGTTGTGGCCCCAATTGTACCGTTGTTCGTCAAGTCGTTGGCTGTTTCGGACGCCTATGTGGCAACAGTCACCGGTACTGTCCTTGCACTGGCAGGGGGTGCTGCGGCCATCAGCTCAACTGTTTCCGGCAGGCTGGGGGATCGCTTGGGGTACCGGACCGTGTTGATTGCTTTGACGATTGGCACGGCCATCATGTTTGGGCTTACGGCGCTTACTTATACTCTTATTGCTTTTGCCGCTACACGCATAGCGGCAGGACTGTTTATCGGCGGATTGATGCCGACAAGCAACGCCCTGATTTCCCGGTTTGTAACGCAGGACAAGCGGGGAATGGCATTTGGGGTGACCACCAGCATGACGCTGTTTGGAACGGTGGCGGGCCCTTTGGCCGGTGGATGGCTGTCAGGGTGGATCGGACTGCGATCCACATTTTTTGTTACCATGGCCATGTTCCTGGCAGCAGCCCTGTGGGTGTGGACACACAATCCGCAAACTCAAGAGGGAGAGACGGAGAGTTGA
- the serA gene encoding phosphoglycerate dehydrogenase, translating to MIRVLVSDPISEQGLGKLLEADDIQVDIKPGLPEEELCNIIGEFDALLVRSQTKVTAKMLEHATRLRVIGRAGVGVDNIDVPAATQHGIVVINAPDGNTISTAEHTFAMMMAMARKIPQAYASIQRGEWDRKTFVGVELNNKVLGIIGLGRIGAEVAKRAQAFGMTVLAYDPFLSPQRADSLNVKQCTVDEIVQQADFITVHTPLIKETKYLIAEREFGMMKDGVRILNCARGGIIKEEALIQALKSGKVAGAALDVFEEEPIAKDHPLKDFPNVVLTPHLGASTEEAQINVAIDVAEEIIKVLRDEPFKNAVNLPSLPADKLRQVEPYLVLGEKLGKLAAQLVDNPVTKIEISYSGDISQLEVAPVTRTILKGILSYHHGAEVNFVNAPLVAEQSGIQVVESKTGKHSVFTNLIGLEVTTPHQTRRVEGTINNGFGPRIVRLDGYAIDAAPEGRMIVTTHLDQPGMIGRIGTILGNGNINIATMQVGRKEVGGKAVMVLGIDNAASSEVVREIAEIPNILEVFHVEL from the coding sequence ATGATTCGAGTATTGGTCAGCGATCCGATTTCGGAACAAGGGCTTGGAAAACTGCTTGAGGCAGATGATATCCAGGTCGACATCAAACCGGGTTTGCCGGAAGAAGAGCTTTGCAACATTATCGGTGAATTTGACGCCTTGCTTGTGCGCTCCCAGACCAAGGTGACTGCAAAAATGTTGGAGCACGCAACCCGTCTTCGGGTGATTGGCCGCGCCGGCGTCGGGGTAGACAATATTGATGTTCCTGCTGCCACTCAGCATGGGATTGTGGTCATCAACGCACCCGACGGCAACACCATTTCCACTGCGGAGCACACATTTGCCATGATGATGGCGATGGCACGCAAGATCCCGCAAGCTTATGCATCAATTCAACGCGGCGAGTGGGACCGCAAGACCTTTGTCGGTGTAGAACTGAACAACAAGGTTCTTGGAATCATCGGACTTGGAAGAATCGGTGCGGAAGTGGCGAAACGCGCTCAAGCATTCGGTATGACGGTTTTGGCATATGACCCGTTCCTGTCCCCGCAACGAGCTGATTCGCTGAATGTGAAACAGTGCACGGTCGATGAGATTGTACAGCAAGCTGATTTCATTACGGTTCATACACCGTTGATCAAGGAAACCAAATATTTGATTGCGGAGCGGGAGTTCGGAATGATGAAAGACGGCGTCCGAATCCTAAACTGCGCCCGCGGGGGCATTATCAAGGAAGAAGCGCTGATTCAAGCTCTGAAATCGGGTAAGGTTGCCGGTGCGGCTTTGGACGTGTTCGAAGAGGAACCGATCGCCAAGGATCACCCGCTGAAAGACTTCCCGAACGTAGTATTGACACCTCACCTGGGAGCATCGACGGAAGAAGCCCAGATCAACGTTGCCATTGACGTGGCAGAAGAGATTATCAAAGTCCTGCGGGATGAACCGTTTAAGAATGCGGTAAACCTTCCCTCCTTGCCGGCTGACAAGCTGAGACAAGTGGAGCCTTATCTGGTGCTTGGGGAGAAATTGGGCAAATTGGCGGCCCAATTGGTTGACAATCCTGTCACCAAGATCGAGATTTCTTACAGCGGCGATATCAGTCAGCTGGAAGTGGCGCCTGTCACCCGGACCATTCTGAAAGGCATTCTTTCCTATCATCACGGGGCAGAGGTCAACTTCGTGAACGCGCCGCTTGTAGCGGAGCAATCGGGAATTCAGGTGGTGGAATCAAAAACCGGCAAGCACAGTGTATTCACGAATCTGATCGGACTAGAAGTCACAACCCCCCACCAGACCCGGCGAGTTGAGGGCACAATCAACAACGGGTTTGGTCCTCGCATTGTAAGGCTTGACGGGTATGCCATCGATGCGGCTCCCGAAGGCCGCATGATTGTCACTACCCATCTGGACCAACCGGGTATGATTGGACGGATCGGCACCATTCTGGGAAATGGAAACATCAACATCGCAACGATGCAGGTAGGCCGTAAAGAAGTCGGCGGTAAAGCGGTCATGGTGCTGGGCATCGACAATGCGGCAAGCTCCGAAGTTGTCCGGGAGATTGCCGAGATCCCGAATATTCTCGAAGTATTCCATGTAGAACTGTAG
- a CDS encoding ribonuclease H-like domain-containing protein, with amino-acid sequence MNIVRKWWNGLLVYAERGEPFMRVLQAIKKYPDCYFDSQNLCWHVSDNYIETLEKEAYAQGFHIDIPPERNLTRTLQNRCGCTFDIETTGLREDPGTHLVSACIGLSKEDPIEFFVDSLAQEREVLLKIAEILKDMEVIITWNGDRFDIPFLNDRFKQHQIPFQIKAVQSLDLFRIAEKMRAAGVIPSASLQVVERFYGIVRPDRLPGRYVPAKYAEWLEKGDLKIKQEILQHNREDVLFLLMLSPFIYQGMIVDEEQSCLPEDVQLLDRYLIHMERIEKMMEEKADMEQEIHKLTEKYGQSVFHRPYGDIVMNETACTVLKKQSNSPVIHTFGELEEFYRSTLAKKPKKKWQEPEQEGEI; translated from the coding sequence ATGAACATAGTGCGCAAATGGTGGAACGGGCTATTGGTATACGCGGAACGGGGAGAGCCGTTCATGCGAGTCCTGCAGGCAATCAAAAAGTATCCCGATTGTTATTTCGATTCCCAAAATCTGTGTTGGCATGTTTCCGACAATTACATTGAGACGTTGGAAAAAGAGGCCTATGCTCAAGGTTTCCACATTGACATCCCGCCGGAACGCAACTTGACCCGGACTCTTCAGAATCGTTGCGGCTGCACATTTGATATTGAAACCACGGGGTTACGGGAAGATCCTGGCACCCACCTGGTCAGTGCCTGCATAGGACTCTCAAAGGAAGATCCCATTGAATTCTTTGTGGATTCCCTTGCTCAAGAGCGGGAAGTTCTCCTGAAGATTGCCGAAATCCTGAAAGATATGGAAGTCATCATCACCTGGAACGGAGACCGGTTTGACATCCCGTTCCTGAACGACCGTTTCAAACAACACCAGATTCCTTTCCAAATTAAAGCCGTACAAAGTCTCGATCTATTCAGGATCGCGGAAAAAATGCGTGCGGCAGGGGTTATTCCCTCCGCCTCCCTGCAAGTTGTCGAGAGGTTTTACGGAATTGTACGGCCTGACCGTCTGCCTGGACGTTATGTGCCGGCCAAATATGCAGAGTGGCTGGAAAAAGGCGACCTTAAGATCAAACAGGAGATTCTTCAGCACAATCGGGAAGACGTCTTGTTCCTTCTGATGCTTTCCCCCTTTATCTACCAGGGAATGATTGTCGATGAAGAACAATCCTGCCTGCCTGAAGATGTGCAACTGCTTGATCGGTATCTGATCCATATGGAACGGATTGAGAAGATGATGGAAGAGAAAGCCGATATGGAGCAGGAAATCCACAAGCTCACGGAAAAGTATGGTCAGTCCGTATTTCATCGGCCTTATGGTGACATTGTAATGAACGAAACTGCATGCACCGTGTTGAAAAAACAAAGTAACTCCCCGGTTATTCACACTTTCGGGGAGTTGGAAGAATTCTACCGCAGTACATTGGCCAAGAAACCAAAGAAGAAATGGCAAGAGCCGGAACAAGAGGGAGAGATATAG
- a CDS encoding Gmad2 immunoglobulin-like domain-containing protein, translating into MRKTIRILFSFVLAGALLGCTHKETYSGQVGSDQPSQQNPQQPSQSKPPSQDPQQPSQSQSLNNKVVQGWKAPGGKNLANMNFQNDAYQILQIAPLAHGTGFTVAGKLRAFEAVGAVVLKDQSGLAVLQPSGQAEIVIHADHGAPNWGNFTVVVNYPVTLSGAQGTLEFYVHSAKDGSKINILPVPISL; encoded by the coding sequence GTGAGAAAAACAATTCGTATTTTGTTTTCGTTCGTTCTTGCAGGCGCACTTCTTGGCTGCACACATAAGGAGACCTATAGCGGACAGGTGGGATCCGATCAACCTTCGCAGCAGAACCCGCAACAGCCTTCTCAATCGAAACCTCCATCGCAGGATCCACAGCAGCCTTCTCAATCTCAGTCTTTAAACAACAAAGTCGTTCAGGGATGGAAGGCTCCTGGTGGAAAGAACCTGGCGAACATGAACTTTCAAAACGATGCGTATCAGATTCTCCAAATTGCACCCCTGGCCCATGGAACGGGTTTCACGGTTGCAGGCAAGCTGCGGGCGTTTGAAGCAGTGGGAGCAGTCGTGCTGAAAGACCAATCAGGCTTGGCAGTCTTACAACCATCCGGACAGGCAGAAATTGTGATCCATGCAGATCACGGAGCCCCCAACTGGGGAAACTTTACGGTGGTTGTCAATTATCCGGTTACACTCTCGGGGGCACAAGGAACACTGGAGTTTTATGTCCACAGTGCAAAAGATGGATCGAAGATCAATATCCTGCCCGTCCCCATCTCATTGTAA
- a CDS encoding class I SAM-dependent methyltransferase encodes MDYIKRTKQRFDELARSHAWRHTELTPGMVVRFTTMLLGERVLDLGSGAGRDTLTLKHYGVHAQGLDISEEMLAIAQQTVGEATFQKGDFRNLPYPDDMFDGIWANMSLLHLMKKDLPVALAQVRRVLKDTGVLYASFLTGGEDGFVDDLYYAFYMLEELHEIFKRAGFVIFDEVAGDGAVHLFARKK; translated from the coding sequence ATGGACTATATCAAACGGACAAAACAGCGATTCGATGAACTGGCCAGATCTCATGCCTGGAGGCATACCGAGTTGACTCCCGGAATGGTGGTTCGCTTCACTACCATGCTCTTGGGAGAACGGGTACTGGATCTGGGAAGCGGAGCCGGCCGGGATACTTTGACTCTCAAGCATTATGGTGTGCATGCGCAAGGGTTGGATATCTCGGAAGAGATGCTTGCCATTGCACAACAAACTGTGGGCGAAGCCACTTTTCAGAAAGGGGACTTCCGGAACCTTCCATACCCTGACGACATGTTTGACGGGATCTGGGCCAATATGTCTTTGCTGCACCTGATGAAGAAAGATCTTCCCGTTGCACTGGCTCAGGTACGGCGTGTATTGAAGGACACCGGCGTTCTTTACGCGTCTTTTTTGACCGGTGGGGAAGATGGTTTCGTCGATGACCTTTACTATGCTTTCTATATGCTGGAAGAATTGCATGAGATATTCAAGCGAGCGGGCTTTGTGATCTTTGATGAAGTGGCAGGCGATGGTGCGGTTCACTTGTTTGCGAGGAAGAAATAA
- a CDS encoding cupredoxin domain-containing protein: MERSQLTGNKLALVIILTILVFGAAWMLNQIGSLPGIRPVHAGSPVATGNNTVKYSIVTNEIKWTSPDGKQIIEGYRWDPGTIVVRQGDSVVFEFYGVKGESHPFVIEGYNLKGNVVRGKVETVSFKADKPGTFKILCLTHPDYKSHGPMVANLVVMPN; encoded by the coding sequence ATGGAGAGATCACAATTGACAGGAAATAAGCTGGCACTTGTCATCATCTTGACCATTCTGGTCTTTGGGGCGGCCTGGATGCTGAATCAGATCGGAAGTCTGCCGGGAATACGTCCTGTTCATGCAGGGAGTCCCGTTGCCACAGGGAACAACACTGTAAAATACTCGATCGTCACCAACGAGATCAAATGGACCAGTCCCGACGGAAAACAAATCATTGAGGGATACAGATGGGATCCGGGAACCATAGTGGTGCGTCAAGGAGATTCGGTTGTCTTTGAGTTTTACGGTGTCAAAGGGGAGAGCCATCCGTTTGTGATCGAAGGGTACAACCTAAAAGGCAATGTAGTGAGGGGAAAAGTGGAGACCGTGTCGTTCAAGGCTGACAAACCCGGCACCTTTAAAATCTTGTGCCTGACCCACCCCGATTACAAAAGCCACGGGCCGATGGTGGCAAACCTGGTGGTCATGCCAAATTGA
- the greA gene encoding transcription elongation factor GreA produces the protein MTDNKFYVTQEGLRKLEEELEYLKTTKRAEVKERLKIARSYGDLSENSEYEAAKDEQGMVESRIIMLENQLRNAVLIREEDKVSGVVTIGSTVTIQEVPNGDKEVYTIVGPAESDPLEGRISNESPIGRGLLGKQKGDTVTVPAPGGEMTFKILKVE, from the coding sequence GTGACTGACAACAAATTCTATGTCACACAAGAAGGACTTCGCAAACTTGAAGAAGAGCTTGAATACCTCAAGACAACCAAACGGGCAGAGGTAAAAGAGCGTTTGAAAATCGCCCGTTCCTACGGGGATTTGAGTGAAAATAGCGAGTATGAAGCAGCCAAAGACGAGCAGGGAATGGTCGAGTCCCGCATCATTATGTTGGAGAACCAGCTCCGCAATGCGGTATTGATTCGGGAAGAAGACAAAGTATCGGGAGTTGTTACCATCGGTTCAACGGTAACCATTCAGGAAGTCCCGAACGGGGACAAAGAAGTGTACACCATCGTCGGACCTGCCGAATCCGACCCTCTGGAAGGGCGGATTTCCAATGAGTCACCCATTGGCAGGGGGTTGCTTGGCAAACAGAAGGGAGACACGGTCACAGTTCCGGCGCCTGGCGGAGAGATGACCTTCAAGATTCTGAAAGTAGAATGA